The Pseudanabaena sp. BC1403 nucleotide sequence TTCTTCCATTCTTGCTAGAGCAGGAGCTGGTGAACTTCTGCTAGCGTTAGATTGCATCATAGATTTAAGTTCTGCCAACTCTGCATCAACTTCTGATGACATACCACCAAAATATTGGTTCTGTTCATCAAATGAGATGGCTTCACGTGCTAACTCAACCGAATTGACTCCACGACCCAGCAGATTTTGACTAAGATCTGCTACGGAATCTATTTTTAAATTTTCAAGCTTCTGGTTCAGAATCGATTGGGTTACTGATGATAATGGCTCTAGTACTGGAATTTGAAAATTTTGCGAAACTGAAGTAGTACTAATGGCGCTATAGGCAATCTGTCTCTGAAGATCATAATCTTCAAAAAGTATCTCAGCTCCCTTGGGTGGATTGCGCCAAGCTTTTTTGGACGCAAATGGTTGCGATCGCCCTAACCTCAGAGAAGGTAATTCTGGTAACTCACACCAACCCGTCGGCGTAGCTGTCGAAAGCTCGATCTGCACACCTGACCAATCCTCGCCAGTACGCTGACAAATCAAAGCTCTCAAGGCGATCGCTGCCGTATTGTTGGCACTATTCAGCCGACAAACATAGGTGGGTGTCCATTTTGCCCCCTGCACAAAATATTCCACAATCAGTTGCAGATTGTCAGGTATGGCTAAAGATGCTGCCATGCGATCGCTAATTTGCAAACGAGCGACAATGGTTTTGCGTAACTCATTTTCTTTGGCAACATTCGCATTTGAAGCAATGGTTTGCTGTTGTTGCAGATCGCGCAGATTTTCTATGGCTTTTCGCAATTGCATATCAAGTTCGCGCTTTTCTTTGATGCGTAACTGTTTCTGCTCATCCTTGAAATTTGCTAAAGCTACTCTTGCACCTGTTGGTGAGGTTGGTGGGGCTTTGCCCTCTTCTCCTATAGGGCGATCGGGGACATTCAACACATTCAAAGCCGACATTTCTATAGCAATTACACCTTGGAGATCATTTAAGCGATCGACCTCAGCTTTTGCTGACTGGATTAATTCTTCTAAATCTGATATCGGAACTTCCACAGGTGATGGGACACTCAAACCAACCCGTACATCTGTAACAATTACATTCTCATCTGCCCCAGTTTCGCCATTGTCCACCCGCACCCTGACACTCGCATCATCCAGAGCTAGCGGTAATCCCACGATCTCGACTTCGACATTTTCAGTATTTTCATTTTGCCATGCGATCGCTGACAGACTTGCCAAACGCCTCACAGTGGAGCCTTCGGAGTAAACTTTAACTTTTTCGATTTTGGAGGCAAGCTGGGCGATCGACATAAATTTATTCTTTATACAAATCTTGTCCTGTTTTCTTGAATTTATTATATACGCCTAAAAATAATTTCACTTACCAATTTAGTTTCCACTTATGGAGAACCATAGAGATAATGGTCATGGTTGATTGAGCCATCATGGGGAAGTTTATCCCATTCTTCAGTGGGAACTTTGGCTTGAATTTCTTTGACGAGCTCTAATGGGAATCTTCCTTACAATGTGGGACAGTTGAATGAGAATGACAATAATAAAAATCGTAAGCTGCTAGCATAGCAGGGCAACCACGGGGGGATTGCCCCTACCCCAAAATTTAAAGGTTCTCGTAGGGGCTACGCCCCCGTGCCAGCCCTAGACCTATGCTATGGCAGGAA carries:
- a CDS encoding DUF4139 domain-containing protein — encoded protein: MSIAQLASKIEKVKVYSEGSTVRRLASLSAIAWQNENTENVEVEIVGLPLALDDASVRVRVDNGETGADENVIVTDVRVGLSVPSPVEVPISDLEELIQSAKAEVDRLNDLQGVIAIEMSALNVLNVPDRPIGEEGKAPPTSPTGARVALANFKDEQKQLRIKEKRELDMQLRKAIENLRDLQQQQTIASNANVAKENELRKTIVARLQISDRMAASLAIPDNLQLIVEYFVQGAKWTPTYVCRLNSANNTAAIALRALICQRTGEDWSGVQIELSTATPTGWCELPELPSLRLGRSQPFASKKAWRNPPKGAEILFEDYDLQRQIAYSAISTTSVSQNFQIPVLEPLSSVTQSILNQKLENLKIDSVADLSQNLLGRGVNSVELAREAISFDEQNQYFGGMSSEVDAELAELKSMMQSNASRSSPAPALARMEERVMVSEARMSKAMAPAPAQSSTLLDRPGAVMRESIFDPVQEITNYGLMRLADPSNTSQRGKLSLPDVQTIYLESLKRSQMTVNFELTMVLRQALLLAACSTIPLPSGGTNVREMVGAFDFAYLGTGLVDIPSDGQFHSVALLEENAEIDLRYIVVPREDTNVFRIAQLRNPLRSPLLAGSTDVYVDGEYILSTRINTVPPKGQMELGLGVEQSIKVARNTSFKEVRSGMSLVAFNELRHSIHIAIANRLGRDARIEVRERIPVPQADVKVDVTVTQVAPAWEKYEQQERNAVIKGGYRWQINVPAGGETELTADYTIKTFVDNELVNGNRREE